A portion of the Anoplopoma fimbria isolate UVic2021 breed Golden Eagle Sablefish chromosome 15, Afim_UVic_2022, whole genome shotgun sequence genome contains these proteins:
- the pole2 gene encoding DNA polymerase epsilon subunit 2 isoform X2, with amino-acid sequence MKLANDASRYLVEVLESVNATELDDIIEKVLDAVEKQPLSSTMIELSVVESAVQDCTQSCDETIDNVFNIIGAFDVPRYIYSMERKKFVPISMTSHSAPSLCGLAKDKAELFRERYTILQQRIHRHQLFTPPAIGAAVEEGQNKFQLKTIEALLGSTSKLGEVIVLGMITQLKEGKFYLEDPSGTIQLDMSKAQFHNGLYTESCFVLAEGWYEDSVFHVNGFGFPPTESSSGTRAYYGNLNFFGGPSTTSVKASAKLKQLEEENEDAMFVIVSDVWLDSVEVMEKLNLMFSGYASMPPTCFIFCGNFSSAPYGKTQIKSLKESLKVLADAICAYPSIHSSCRFVFVPGPEDPGPGTILPRPPLADHITEEFRQRVPFSVFTTNPCRIQYCTQEIVIIREDLVNKMCRNCVRLPNNNLDIPNHFVKTILSQGHLTPLPLYVSPVFWAYDYSLRVYPVPDVIIFADKYDPFSIKNTDCLCVNPSSFPRSGFTFKVYYPSSRTVEDSKLQGL; translated from the exons ATGAAGCTCGCAAA TGATGCCAGCCGGTACCTTGTGGAGGTCCTGGAGTCTGTTAATGCCACTGAACTGGATGATATTATTGAAAAGGTCTTGGATGCAGTGGAAAAGCAACCAT TGTCCTCTACTATGATAGAGCTGTCTGTGGTGGAGAGTGCAGTTCAGGATTGCACTCAGTCTTGTGATGAAACCAT agataatgtttttaacattattgGAGCCTTTGATGTGCCCAGATACATTTACAGCATGGAGCGGAAGAAATTTGTACC CATTAGCATGACGAGCCATTCAGCACCAAGTCTGTGTGGTTTGGCCAAAGACAAAGCGGAGCTCTTCAGGGAGCGCTACACCATCTTACAACAG CGTATCCATCGGCACCAGCTCTTCACCCCACCTGCAATAGGAGCTGCTGTTGAAGAGGGTCAAAACAAATTTCAG CTCAAGACAATTGAAGCGCTGCTTGGTAGCACATCTAAACTGGGAGAAGTGATTGTACTGGGGATGATCACACAACTGAAAGAG GGTAAATTTTACCTGGAGGACCCAAGTGGAACAATACAGCTTGACATGTCCAAAGCA CAGTTTCATAATGGCCTGTACACAGAATCCTGTTTTGTACTGGCAGAGG GTTGGTACGAGGACTCTGTTTTCCACGTCAATGGCTTCGGGTTTCCACCAACAGAGTCGTCATCGGGCACAAG GGCATACTACGGCAATCTGAACTTCTTTGGTGGTCCATCCACCACTTCGGTGAAGGCTTCAGCCAAGCtgaagcagctggaggaggagaatgaagaTGCCATGTTTGTAATTGTTTCTGATGTGTGGTTGGACAGTGTGGAAGTGATGGAAAAGCTCAACCTTATGTTCTCAG GCTATGCTTCAATGCCTCCTacctgtttcattttttgtggAAACTTCTCTTCTGCCCCGTATGGAAAAACACAGATCAAATCACTCAAAG AGTCATTGAAGGTTCTTGCTGATGCTATATGTGCATACCCCAGCATTCACAGCAG TTGTCGCTTTGTGTTTGTTCCTGGCCCTGAAGACCCTGGCCCAGGCACCATCCTGCCACG GCCTCCTTTGGCAGATCACATCACAGAGGAGTTCCGACAGAGGGTGCCATTTTCCGTGTTCACTACTAACCCATGCAG GATCCAGTACTGCACCCAAGAGATTGTCATCATCAGGGAAGACCTGGTCAACAAGATGTGCAGGAACTGCGTCCGGTTACCCAATAACAATCTTGACATTCCAAACCAT TTTGTTAAGACCATCTTATCCCAGGGTCACTTGACTCCACTGCCTCTGTATGTCAGTCCTGTTTTCTGGGCATACGACTACTCCCTGCGTGTCTACCCAGTCCCTGATGTCATCATCTTCGCAGACAAATACGACCCATTcagcattaaaaacacagactgcCTCTGTGTCAACCCA AGCTCATTCCCAAGAAGTGGCTTTACATTTAAGGTGTATTACCCATCCAGCAGAACTGTTGAGGACAG CAAACTTCAAGGACTCTGA
- the pole2 gene encoding DNA polymerase epsilon subunit 2 isoform X1 — protein sequence MDEARKVKTKVSAGFKMRGLILRPDASRYLVEVLESVNATELDDIIEKVLDAVEKQPLSSTMIELSVVESAVQDCTQSCDETIDNVFNIIGAFDVPRYIYSMERKKFVPISMTSHSAPSLCGLAKDKAELFRERYTILQQRIHRHQLFTPPAIGAAVEEGQNKFQLKTIEALLGSTSKLGEVIVLGMITQLKEGKFYLEDPSGTIQLDMSKAQFHNGLYTESCFVLAEGWYEDSVFHVNGFGFPPTESSSGTRAYYGNLNFFGGPSTTSVKASAKLKQLEEENEDAMFVIVSDVWLDSVEVMEKLNLMFSGYASMPPTCFIFCGNFSSAPYGKTQIKSLKESLKVLADAICAYPSIHSSCRFVFVPGPEDPGPGTILPRPPLADHITEEFRQRVPFSVFTTNPCRIQYCTQEIVIIREDLVNKMCRNCVRLPNNNLDIPNHFVKTILSQGHLTPLPLYVSPVFWAYDYSLRVYPVPDVIIFADKYDPFSIKNTDCLCVNPSSFPRSGFTFKVYYPSSRTVEDSKLQGL from the exons ATGGATGAAGCTCGCAAAGTAAAGACAAAAGTGTCCGCTGGCTTCAAGATGCGGGGACTTATTCTACGGCC TGATGCCAGCCGGTACCTTGTGGAGGTCCTGGAGTCTGTTAATGCCACTGAACTGGATGATATTATTGAAAAGGTCTTGGATGCAGTGGAAAAGCAACCAT TGTCCTCTACTATGATAGAGCTGTCTGTGGTGGAGAGTGCAGTTCAGGATTGCACTCAGTCTTGTGATGAAACCAT agataatgtttttaacattattgGAGCCTTTGATGTGCCCAGATACATTTACAGCATGGAGCGGAAGAAATTTGTACC CATTAGCATGACGAGCCATTCAGCACCAAGTCTGTGTGGTTTGGCCAAAGACAAAGCGGAGCTCTTCAGGGAGCGCTACACCATCTTACAACAG CGTATCCATCGGCACCAGCTCTTCACCCCACCTGCAATAGGAGCTGCTGTTGAAGAGGGTCAAAACAAATTTCAG CTCAAGACAATTGAAGCGCTGCTTGGTAGCACATCTAAACTGGGAGAAGTGATTGTACTGGGGATGATCACACAACTGAAAGAG GGTAAATTTTACCTGGAGGACCCAAGTGGAACAATACAGCTTGACATGTCCAAAGCA CAGTTTCATAATGGCCTGTACACAGAATCCTGTTTTGTACTGGCAGAGG GTTGGTACGAGGACTCTGTTTTCCACGTCAATGGCTTCGGGTTTCCACCAACAGAGTCGTCATCGGGCACAAG GGCATACTACGGCAATCTGAACTTCTTTGGTGGTCCATCCACCACTTCGGTGAAGGCTTCAGCCAAGCtgaagcagctggaggaggagaatgaagaTGCCATGTTTGTAATTGTTTCTGATGTGTGGTTGGACAGTGTGGAAGTGATGGAAAAGCTCAACCTTATGTTCTCAG GCTATGCTTCAATGCCTCCTacctgtttcattttttgtggAAACTTCTCTTCTGCCCCGTATGGAAAAACACAGATCAAATCACTCAAAG AGTCATTGAAGGTTCTTGCTGATGCTATATGTGCATACCCCAGCATTCACAGCAG TTGTCGCTTTGTGTTTGTTCCTGGCCCTGAAGACCCTGGCCCAGGCACCATCCTGCCACG GCCTCCTTTGGCAGATCACATCACAGAGGAGTTCCGACAGAGGGTGCCATTTTCCGTGTTCACTACTAACCCATGCAG GATCCAGTACTGCACCCAAGAGATTGTCATCATCAGGGAAGACCTGGTCAACAAGATGTGCAGGAACTGCGTCCGGTTACCCAATAACAATCTTGACATTCCAAACCAT TTTGTTAAGACCATCTTATCCCAGGGTCACTTGACTCCACTGCCTCTGTATGTCAGTCCTGTTTTCTGGGCATACGACTACTCCCTGCGTGTCTACCCAGTCCCTGATGTCATCATCTTCGCAGACAAATACGACCCATTcagcattaaaaacacagactgcCTCTGTGTCAACCCA AGCTCATTCCCAAGAAGTGGCTTTACATTTAAGGTGTATTACCCATCCAGCAGAACTGTTGAGGACAG CAAACTTCAAGGACTCTGA
- the LOC129103622 gene encoding kelch domain-containing protein 1 isoform X1: MQQPVMASSERLCSELVARERSGHTAVVEGNLLYVWGGYMSIAAEEVFLPNDEIWVYDLERGAWEVFHMSGEVPPSMSGTCGCSVNGYLYIFGGCDDNGQTNEIYCVNLTDGKYMWRKLMHEVGSAPSPRDKLSCWVYNERIIYFGGYGRKQLTYVDSRNRSFIVDEASWMEDVFWGWNNEVHIFDTMKASWSEPQTNGRAPAPRAAHASATISCRGYICGGRVMETRTSDIHCLDFQTWTWSEIIPASTSPVGRSWHTLTAVSDGALFLFGGLSVDCKPMSDGWLLDVETKKWREVEHPFKNKPRLWHTGSPGKDNDVIVFGGSCDSILLVDTGHCNDALVFQTQPYPLFRICEDYIAMNVRNHETLRYQLPLLPPKLLTAVQARMSFYRPSKKQRY; the protein is encoded by the exons ATGcaa CAGCCAGTCATGGCCTCGTCTGAGAGGCTCTGCTCGGAGCTGGTGGCCCGGGAGAGGAGCGGACACACGGCTGTGGTCGAGGGAAACCTGCTGTATGTGTGGGGTGGTTACATG TCAATTGCTGCTGAGGAGGTTTTCCTTCCCAACGATGAAATCTGGGTGTACGACTTAGAACGAGGCGCATG gGAAGTGTTTCACATGTCAGGGGAAGTCCCTCCCTCTATGTCTGGCACCTGCGGCTGCTCTGTGAATGGTTACTTGTACATATTTGGGGGTTGTGATGACAATGGACAGACCAATGAG ATCTATTGTGTCAACCTGACAGATGGTAAATACATGTGGAGGAAGCTCATGCATGAGGTCGGTTCTGCTCCCTCACCTCGAGACAAACTGTCCTGCTGGGTTTACAATGAAAG GATCATCTACTTTGGAGGATATGGTCGAAAACAGCTGACTTATGTTGATAGCAGGAACAGAAGCTTCATTGTAGATGAAGCATCATGG aTGGAAGATGTCTTCTGGGGTTGGAACAACGAGGTTCATATATTTGACACCATGAAAGCCAGTTGGAGTGAACCACAGACCAAT GGCCGTGCTCCAGCTCCCAGGGCCGCCCACGCAAGTGCAACAATCAGCTGTAGAGGATACATTTGTGGAGGCAGAGTCATG GAAACTAGGACGAGTGACATTCACTGCCTGGACTTTCAAACATGGACGTGGTCAGAAAT AATCCCAGCGTCCACCTCTCCGGTGGGCAGATCGTGGCATACGCTCACAGCTGTATCAGACGGCGCCTTGTTCCTGTTTGGAGGACTCAGTGTAGACTGCAAACCAATGA GTGATGGCTGGTTGCTTGATGTTGAAacaaagaaatggagagaagTTGAGCATCCCTTTAAAAATAAGCCAAG GTTGTGGCACACAGGGAGTCCAGGCAAAGACAATGATGTCATCGTGTTTGGTGGAAGCTGTGACTCTATTCTCCTTGTTGACACC GGTCACTGCAATGATGCACTTGTTTTCCAGACACAGCCATATCCTCTTTTCAG GATTTGTGAGGATTACATTGCAATGAATGTGAGGAACCATGAGACGCTCAGATATcaacttcctcttcttcctcctaaACTACTGACGGCAGTACAGGCGAGGATGTCTTTCTACAGGCCTTCAAAGAAGCAAAGATATTAG
- the klhdc2 gene encoding kelch domain-containing protein 2 gives MAERIAEMEEDIGDLPAGEDDNDSDRDEDERLFAWMVNDDMDEDEEDEEEEVEDEQPLDTEASESFELDTPAERSGHIAVIDRNIMYVWGGYKNAQNHGFFDLYLPRNEIWIYNMESGVWTKQVAGGNLHTSMSGSCGTCVDGVLYLFGGHHARGNTNRIYRLPLRAPSLVWEEMRDLKGLPPSCKDKLGCWVQKNRLIFFGGYGYVAQGPHQGTFEYDESSSLVWDSPGRGWNNHIHILDLETSTWSQPNTRGNTPSPRAAHACATVGNRGYVFGGRYKNYRLNDLYYIDLDTWEWHEMSVPQQGPVGRSWHSFTPVSPDHIFLFGGFTTERETLSDAWLYYVSKNEWKPFKHSHTESPRLWHTACSGPDGEVFVFGGCANNLLSHHRAAHSNELLVFNVQPKSLVRFCMEAILQHRERLSSYWDCLPKHLLNSLKQRMARVNTLGS, from the exons atggCAGAGAGAATAGCCGAGATGGAGGAAGACATTGGAGATCTGCCAGCTGGGGAGGATGACAATGACTCAGacagagatgaagatgagagaCTGTTTGCTTGGATGGTAAATGATGATATggatgaggacgaggaagatgaggaggaagaggtggaggatgaACAGCCCCTGGACACCGAAGCATCAGAATCATTTGAGTTAGATACCCCAGCTGAGCGCAGTGGTCATATAGCGGTGATTGACAGAAACATCATGTATGTTTGGGGTGGATACAAG AATGCTCAAAACCATGGATTCTTTGACTTGTATCTGCCGAGAAATGAGATCTGGATTTACAACATGGAGTCTGGAGTATG GACGAAGCAAGTAGCTGGAGGCAACCTGCACACATCCATGTCAGGCAGCTGTGGTACGTGTGTTGATGGAGTTCTCTACTTATTCGGAGGTCATCACGCCAGGGGAAACACAAACAGG ATCTATCGCCTGCCCCTTAGAGCTCCCAGCCTTGTGTGGGAGGAAATGAGGGACCTCAAAGGACTTCCTCCATCCTGCAAGGACAAGCTCGGGTGCTGGGTTCAGAAAAATAG ACTTATATTCTTTGGGGGCTACGGCTATGTAGCACAAGGACCTCATCAAGGGACTTTTGAATATGATGAATCGTCTTCACTTGTG tgGGACAGCCCAGGACGAGGCTGGAACAACCACATCCACATACTGGACCTAGAGACCTCCACATGGAGCCAGCCCAACACCAGg GGAAACACCCCATCCCCCAGAGCAGCTCATGCTTGCGCCACAGTTGGTAACAGAGGCTATGTGTTTGGGGGACGATACAAG AACTACAGACTAAATGACCTGTACTACATTGACCTGGACACATGGGAGTGGCATGAAAT gAGCGTTCCCCAGCAGGGTCCTGTGGGCCGGTCTTGGCACTCCTTCACTCCTGTGTCACCAGACCACATCTTCTTATTTGGAGGTTTCaccacagaaagagagacactga gTGATGCTTGGCTGTACTATGTGAGCAAAAATGAATGGAAGCCTTTTAAACATAGTCACACAGAGAGCCCCAG ACTGTGGCACACAGCATGCTCTGGTCCCGATGGagaggtgtttgtgtttggaggGTGTGCCAACAACCTGTTGTCTCATCACAGAGCT GCTCACAGCAACGAGTTACTGGTTTTCAACGTTCAGCCCAAATCACTAGTTCG TTTCTGTATGGAGGCCATTCTGCAGCACAGGGAGCGTTTGTCTAGTTACTGGGACTGCTTGCCTAAACACCTCCTGAACAGCCTCAAGCAGAGAATGGCACGCGTCAACACACTGGGCTCCTAG
- the LOC129103622 gene encoding kelch domain-containing protein 1 isoform X2, whose translation MQPVMASSERLCSELVARERSGHTAVVEGNLLYVWGGYMSIAAEEVFLPNDEIWVYDLERGAWEVFHMSGEVPPSMSGTCGCSVNGYLYIFGGCDDNGQTNEIYCVNLTDGKYMWRKLMHEVGSAPSPRDKLSCWVYNERIIYFGGYGRKQLTYVDSRNRSFIVDEASWMEDVFWGWNNEVHIFDTMKASWSEPQTNGRAPAPRAAHASATISCRGYICGGRVMETRTSDIHCLDFQTWTWSEIIPASTSPVGRSWHTLTAVSDGALFLFGGLSVDCKPMSDGWLLDVETKKWREVEHPFKNKPRLWHTGSPGKDNDVIVFGGSCDSILLVDTGHCNDALVFQTQPYPLFRICEDYIAMNVRNHETLRYQLPLLPPKLLTAVQARMSFYRPSKKQRY comes from the exons ATGcaa CCAGTCATGGCCTCGTCTGAGAGGCTCTGCTCGGAGCTGGTGGCCCGGGAGAGGAGCGGACACACGGCTGTGGTCGAGGGAAACCTGCTGTATGTGTGGGGTGGTTACATG TCAATTGCTGCTGAGGAGGTTTTCCTTCCCAACGATGAAATCTGGGTGTACGACTTAGAACGAGGCGCATG gGAAGTGTTTCACATGTCAGGGGAAGTCCCTCCCTCTATGTCTGGCACCTGCGGCTGCTCTGTGAATGGTTACTTGTACATATTTGGGGGTTGTGATGACAATGGACAGACCAATGAG ATCTATTGTGTCAACCTGACAGATGGTAAATACATGTGGAGGAAGCTCATGCATGAGGTCGGTTCTGCTCCCTCACCTCGAGACAAACTGTCCTGCTGGGTTTACAATGAAAG GATCATCTACTTTGGAGGATATGGTCGAAAACAGCTGACTTATGTTGATAGCAGGAACAGAAGCTTCATTGTAGATGAAGCATCATGG aTGGAAGATGTCTTCTGGGGTTGGAACAACGAGGTTCATATATTTGACACCATGAAAGCCAGTTGGAGTGAACCACAGACCAAT GGCCGTGCTCCAGCTCCCAGGGCCGCCCACGCAAGTGCAACAATCAGCTGTAGAGGATACATTTGTGGAGGCAGAGTCATG GAAACTAGGACGAGTGACATTCACTGCCTGGACTTTCAAACATGGACGTGGTCAGAAAT AATCCCAGCGTCCACCTCTCCGGTGGGCAGATCGTGGCATACGCTCACAGCTGTATCAGACGGCGCCTTGTTCCTGTTTGGAGGACTCAGTGTAGACTGCAAACCAATGA GTGATGGCTGGTTGCTTGATGTTGAAacaaagaaatggagagaagTTGAGCATCCCTTTAAAAATAAGCCAAG GTTGTGGCACACAGGGAGTCCAGGCAAAGACAATGATGTCATCGTGTTTGGTGGAAGCTGTGACTCTATTCTCCTTGTTGACACC GGTCACTGCAATGATGCACTTGTTTTCCAGACACAGCCATATCCTCTTTTCAG GATTTGTGAGGATTACATTGCAATGAATGTGAGGAACCATGAGACGCTCAGATATcaacttcctcttcttcctcctaaACTACTGACGGCAGTACAGGCGAGGATGTCTTTCTACAGGCCTTCAAAGAAGCAAAGATATTAG